In Pseudanabaena yagii GIHE-NHR1, the following proteins share a genomic window:
- a CDS encoding class I SAM-dependent methyltransferase, translating to MSDLISSHYDDQYFDWQAPIGEFGGWANQTKFIKYISEHSEVLDFGCGGGFLLRNIQCAKKVGVEVNPAAAAAAKKNGLEMFRSVDEIPDEYVDVIISDNALEHTLQPLQELKSLYKKLKTGGKIIFVVPCESISYSYKPNDINHHLFSWSPMCIGNLFTEAGFSVIESKPYIHKWPPKYQLIAKIGGRPLFEIACRIFGRIERTWYQVRVIAEKHP from the coding sequence ATGTCCGATTTGATTAGCAGCCACTATGATGACCAATATTTTGACTGGCAAGCTCCGATTGGTGAGTTTGGAGGATGGGCAAATCAAACCAAATTTATTAAATACATATCAGAGCATAGTGAAGTCTTAGACTTTGGCTGCGGTGGGGGATTTCTCTTGAGAAATATCCAATGTGCTAAAAAAGTGGGAGTTGAGGTAAATCCAGCAGCCGCAGCCGCAGCTAAGAAAAATGGGCTGGAGATGTTTCGCAGTGTCGATGAAATCCCAGATGAGTATGTTGATGTCATCATTTCTGACAATGCTTTAGAACATACTCTACAACCACTTCAAGAACTCAAGTCACTATATAAAAAACTAAAGACTGGCGGCAAAATCATTTTTGTTGTTCCCTGTGAATCAATTTCCTACAGCTATAAGCCCAATGATATTAATCATCATCTTTTTAGCTGGAGTCCCATGTGCATTGGCAATCTTTTCACTGAGGCGGGATTTTCAGTAATTGAGTCCAAACCTTACATTCACAAATGGCCTCCGAAGTACCAACTAATCGCCAAAATTGGTGGAAGACCTCTATTTGAAATAGCCTGTCGCATTTTCGGGAGAATTGAACGGACTTGGTATCAAGTAAGAGTCATTGCCGAAAAGCATCCGTAA
- a CDS encoding DUF1269 domain-containing protein: MSNLIVVGFKDEFTADKALQELRELQKEHLVDLEDAAIVIRNKEGKIRIKQTQELAIDGALSGGFWGLLFGFIFFNPLLGWTVGVLAGAVSGALTDIGIDDNFIRDLGNTIAPSTSAIFVLVRRATADKVLTDLSKFEGKVLKTSLSNEDEAKLQIALTK; this comes from the coding sequence ATGAGCAATTTAATTGTTGTTGGTTTTAAAGATGAATTTACAGCCGATAAAGCTTTACAAGAGCTTAGAGAATTACAAAAAGAGCATCTAGTAGATTTAGAAGATGCTGCGATCGTAATTCGTAATAAAGAAGGAAAAATTCGCATTAAGCAGACTCAAGAACTAGCTATTGATGGCGCATTAAGTGGAGGATTCTGGGGTCTGCTATTTGGATTTATCTTTTTTAATCCGCTCCTTGGTTGGACAGTTGGCGTGCTAGCAGGGGCAGTTTCTGGAGCATTAACAGATATTGGCATTGACGATAATTTCATCCGCGACCTCGGTAACACCATTGCCCCTAGTACATCTGCTATCTTTGTATTAGTCAGAAGAGCTACTGCTGATAAAGTACTCACAGATCTGAGTAAGTTTGAAGGCAAAGTACTCAAAACTTCTCTATCAAATGAAGATGAGGCAAAGCTCCAAATTGCTTTAACCAAATAG
- a CDS encoding FecR family protein: MKSYLFIAAAAIALFGCESQPSPTPSSPVPSSTSNAPTNQAIAKVSLIEDKPVFVASQQNPQSKEIDAQLGMDLYVADTVRTEANGKTQVEFNNGVGFRIGGDSILQIQPQNRLHLKSGKMITWIKPGLKVPTEISTPYATAAIRGTTAFVEIPKDINQGVRFFSWEGTVSVKLPNQSKEIVLLTGEEILVKPNDTKPPVVRRLSLKEWKDHAAQKSSLLRSFKMPLPTQPIIDKLIPGQASLETASQKKKS, encoded by the coding sequence ATGAAAAGTTATCTATTCATAGCTGCTGCTGCGATCGCTTTATTTGGATGTGAGTCTCAACCTAGTCCAACTCCTAGCTCTCCTGTACCTAGCTCTACAAGTAATGCTCCTACAAATCAAGCGATCGCGAAGGTGTCATTGATCGAAGATAAGCCAGTGTTTGTCGCATCTCAACAAAATCCGCAGTCCAAAGAAATTGATGCTCAATTAGGAATGGATTTATATGTAGCTGATACAGTTCGTACTGAGGCAAATGGCAAAACGCAGGTTGAGTTTAATAATGGTGTGGGCTTTCGGATTGGTGGTGATTCCATTTTACAAATCCAACCTCAAAATCGATTGCACCTAAAGTCTGGCAAGATGATTACTTGGATTAAACCTGGTTTAAAAGTTCCCACAGAAATTTCTACGCCTTATGCAACCGCAGCTATCCGTGGCACAACAGCTTTTGTGGAAATTCCTAAGGATATCAATCAAGGTGTCAGGTTTTTCTCTTGGGAAGGAACGGTATCGGTGAAGTTACCTAATCAGTCAAAGGAAATTGTGTTGTTGACTGGTGAGGAAATTTTGGTCAAACCAAATGATACTAAGCCTCCAGTTGTCCGCCGTTTAAGCTTGAAAGAGTGGAAAGATCATGCGGCTCAAAAGAGTTCCTTACTACGCAGCTTTAAAATGCCTCTACCCACTCAACCAATCATCGATAAATTAATCCCCGGACAAGCTAGCTTGGAAACTGCTTCTCAAAAAAAGAAAAGCTAA
- a CDS encoding hemerythrin domain-containing protein codes for MSVSLEDNKRTAIAVKLADMKAMQNLLISNDQALITACPDRDISNRLESLLQDDQKNLEIIDTAIVQYGIKAEPRLNVVNMIKLAKEAMVSSNLSLFEKVAGHELINHSQALAGLLIHKAAQIVGADIAIAISPLNTVNYDNRSHQEQLKGIMEMLSTVELTGQEADQSLWAKVQDAIAIVSGMTGGIVNREDEMTIRDLIRIDQVKVTALFKQLQNSNNPRKLEEYFGQLYKDLTAHAAAVEEVLYPLVRHYHDEMQNLYDEQAKMKLLLNQIKDLNPQHVDDFKTALGSLMTSVQEHVIPEENAMFSRIQDNLSDEQEKRLATEFKVVKSKIQDQRLACIKTY; via the coding sequence ATGTCAGTAAGCTTGGAAGATAACAAACGGACAGCGATCGCAGTCAAACTGGCAGATATGAAAGCCATGCAGAATCTGCTTATTAGTAATGATCAAGCATTAATTACGGCTTGTCCCGATCGCGATATTTCTAACCGTTTAGAAAGCTTATTACAAGATGATCAAAAAAACTTAGAGATTATTGATACAGCGATTGTGCAATATGGCATCAAAGCCGAACCAAGGCTCAATGTTGTTAATATGATCAAACTAGCTAAAGAAGCAATGGTCAGTTCTAACCTGAGCTTGTTTGAGAAGGTTGCTGGACATGAACTGATCAATCATAGTCAAGCGTTGGCAGGGCTATTGATCCATAAGGCGGCGCAAATAGTCGGTGCAGATATTGCGATCGCGATCTCGCCTTTAAATACAGTCAACTATGACAATCGCTCTCACCAAGAGCAACTCAAAGGGATCATGGAGATGTTGAGTACGGTAGAACTGACAGGGCAAGAAGCAGATCAGAGTCTATGGGCAAAGGTTCAAGATGCGATCGCGATCGTCAGTGGCATGACTGGAGGAATAGTTAATCGTGAAGATGAGATGACTATTCGTGATCTGATTCGTATTGATCAGGTAAAGGTAACTGCACTGTTTAAGCAACTGCAAAACAGCAATAATCCTCGAAAGTTGGAGGAATACTTTGGTCAATTGTATAAGGATTTGACGGCTCATGCTGCGGCTGTGGAGGAGGTCTTGTATCCTTTGGTGCGTCATTATCATGATGAGATGCAGAATCTCTATGATGAGCAAGCCAAGATGAAGCTATTGCTCAATCAGATTAAAGACTTAAATCCTCAACATGTCGATGATTTTAAAACGGCTTTAGGAAGTTTGATGACCTCTGTGCAGGAGCATGTCATTCCTGAGGAAAACGCCATGTTTTCGAGGATTCAGGACAATCTTAGTGATGAGCAAGAGAAACGCTTAGCCACTGAGTTTAAGGTTGTAAAAAGTAAGATTCAAGACCAACGATTGGCTTGTATCAAGACTTACTAA
- a CDS encoding ParA family protein produces the protein MAQVIATVNMKGGVGKTTLTVNIATCLAKIHRKKVLVVDLDTQISATLSMISPAEFAKCRKENRTLRHLVSQAITRYGVQVNDPEEKIYQVKDLVIPHVCKVQGLDLLVGDIDLYDEFLVSEMLYNRSLLYEEKQTFQQTWSKFEQGLIRAILAPAIKNYDFIILDCAPGYNLITRSSIVASDYYLMPARPEPLSVVGIQLLERRIEKLREVYRDDKSVNIQLLGIVFSLSAGFTLSRYYNKVMDRVSADFSSAKIFKTKIPNDVNIAKAVDDFIPVSLSNPNSGGAKAFAEVTVELLKKLEVSLGMKEQTSRLSLVDLE, from the coding sequence ATGGCTCAAGTAATCGCGACAGTCAATATGAAGGGTGGTGTAGGTAAAACCACCTTAACCGTCAATATTGCCACCTGTTTGGCGAAAATCCATCGCAAAAAGGTTTTAGTCGTCGATTTAGATACCCAAATCAGTGCCACTCTGAGCATGATTTCCCCAGCTGAGTTTGCTAAATGTCGTAAAGAAAACCGAACCCTAAGACATTTAGTTAGCCAAGCGATCACCCGTTACGGAGTCCAAGTTAACGACCCCGAAGAAAAAATTTACCAAGTTAAAGATCTGGTCATTCCCCATGTTTGCAAGGTTCAAGGCTTAGATCTCCTAGTGGGAGATATAGACCTATATGATGAGTTTCTGGTTTCAGAGATGCTCTACAACCGATCGCTTTTATACGAAGAAAAGCAAACCTTCCAACAGACATGGAGCAAATTTGAGCAAGGCTTAATCAGAGCTATTCTTGCACCTGCAATTAAAAACTACGATTTCATCATTCTGGATTGTGCCCCTGGCTATAATTTGATTACGCGCAGTAGTATAGTCGCTAGTGACTATTACCTGATGCCAGCTAGACCTGAACCTCTCTCTGTAGTGGGTATTCAGCTATTAGAAAGACGTATTGAGAAGTTGAGAGAAGTCTATCGTGATGATAAGTCGGTGAATATTCAACTATTAGGAATCGTCTTCAGTCTGTCTGCGGGCTTTACTCTGAGCCGCTACTACAATAAGGTCATGGATCGGGTAAGTGCCGATTTTAGTAGTGCTAAAATTTTTAAAACGAAAATTCCCAATGATGTAAATATCGCCAAAGCTGTAGACGATTTTATCCCTGTATCACTATCTAATCCAAATTCAGGCGGCGCAAAAGCCTTTGCAGAAGTAACAGTAGAGCTTTTGAAAAAGTTGGAAGTTTCTCTAGGTATGAAAGAGCAAACCTCAAGGCTGAGTTTAGTTGATTTAGAATAA
- a CDS encoding GGDEF domain-containing protein → MYTKIMANAGALNKSGSNEDISLKLVLEQSEEIKAKVKEAAEQISSVNAVLKQEEVIPPYSTMEEVIAQNEEAEQKVTQAVGDLHQVNAELAKQVAERINIELELKQTKSELSDIRADLSKSQVKEKDALYIALHDSLTGLPNRLLLEQRLDHGLTQARRYGWKLAILFIDLDKFKNINDSYGHDIGDKVLIRVAERLQASVRGEDMVSRWGGDEFICVMLNIKHEADVISLANKMVEEISQKCDFNGTMVSISATIGIALCPRDGETAEILFKQVDRAMYRSKGTHQRVMLFSEDILDV, encoded by the coding sequence ATGTACACTAAAATCATGGCAAATGCAGGTGCTTTGAACAAGTCAGGAAGCAATGAAGACATTTCTCTTAAACTTGTGCTTGAGCAAAGTGAGGAAATTAAAGCAAAAGTTAAGGAAGCCGCCGAACAAATAAGTTCGGTAAATGCTGTCCTCAAACAAGAAGAGGTCATTCCTCCATACTCGACCATGGAAGAAGTGATCGCTCAAAATGAAGAGGCTGAGCAAAAAGTAACTCAGGCTGTAGGGGATTTACATCAGGTTAACGCTGAACTTGCTAAGCAGGTTGCCGAAAGAATTAATATTGAATTAGAACTAAAACAGACTAAGAGCGAACTATCTGACATACGTGCTGATTTATCAAAATCCCAAGTCAAAGAGAAAGATGCACTATATATTGCACTGCATGACTCATTAACGGGACTTCCCAACCGTTTACTACTAGAGCAACGTCTTGATCATGGATTAACTCAAGCTAGAAGATATGGTTGGAAACTGGCGATCCTGTTTATTGACCTAGATAAATTTAAGAATATTAATGATTCCTATGGTCACGATATTGGCGATAAAGTTTTGATTCGTGTCGCAGAACGTTTACAAGCTTCTGTACGTGGCGAGGATATGGTCAGTCGTTGGGGAGGAGATGAGTTCATCTGTGTCATGCTGAACATCAAGCATGAAGCTGACGTGATTAGTCTTGCCAACAAGATGGTTGAGGAGATTTCTCAGAAATGTGACTTTAACGGAACTATGGTTTCTATAAGCGCCACGATTGGAATTGCTCTATGCCCTAGGGATGGAGAAACGGCTGAAATCCTCTTTAAACAGGTTGATCGAGCTATGTATAGATCTAAAGGAACACACCAGCGAGTGATGCTGTTTAGTGAAGATATCTTAGATGTTTAA
- a CDS encoding molecular chaperone DnaJ, translated as MAKPCHHCEGKGYIELRDCSGEIQREENCSFCSGTGKIELEDKK; from the coding sequence ATAGCCAAACCTTGTCATCACTGTGAAGGTAAAGGCTATATCGAACTGCGCGATTGTTCTGGAGAAATTCAACGAGAAGAAAACTGTTCATTTTGCAGTGGCACAGGAAAAATAGAACTAGAGGATAAGAAATAA
- a CDS encoding NACHT domain-containing protein, which yields MAKRSLRASPIGVKKAKQQFALKGWTQEYLANEVGIKTRQPIWRFFAGQAIERYTFFELCTRLDLDWREIALDPPLEYIALNIDGTTDFTELGIDALVQIVRSQRREKINHQCGILQLLDVNRPIKIEQIYIDVNILEQIASQQWLEISAINSLAPEDIDRYGLGKIVESQIPGMQAVAKYNKLRVLGKPGSGKSTFLKHLAIECNREQFVESQIPIFIKLRDFAESRKEQNQIDFLGFIHQEFLTSDVSQLSVIKKLLQAGRILLLIDGMDEVSHEEESAILNEIRRFSDKYHKNQFVATCRTASQKLALQGFTDVEIAPFTQKQIIDFSQKWFIAFSQEPNDGIASSLQFMDKLELPENWRFRRMITTPLFLHLACSIFHRQGKFPIKQAEFYKQGMDLLLGKWDEAEGIERDQIYRGFLLPQKLKLLSQIASATFEQGQYFFEQGAVEQYIGDYLESLPDASNDPEEIQQASEGVLRAIESQHGLLAERARGIFSFSYLALQEYFTARKIVANHNLQSLGQSLQGLVDHITDPHWREIFLLTASMLRSADGLVELMKQQIDALVSEDPHLQDFLAWASQKSKSNPLETKSATGRAFYLALIRAPKLAPDLALACTLDQGEFLDAALDDLLRESVLKKSKDFAYVHACGDALSNILGIVVDIGFHKSLQQLSDQLPNDNHTKASFEDWCKNNYATWVKKLQEAIATHRNIGNKWEFSVPQEQALQYYYDANQLLLDCLNSNCEVTTSIREEIEATLLLPQQELEKREWE from the coding sequence ATGGCAAAGCGATCACTACGAGCATCACCAATTGGAGTGAAAAAGGCTAAGCAGCAATTTGCTCTCAAGGGTTGGACACAGGAATATCTAGCTAATGAAGTTGGAATTAAGACGAGACAACCAATTTGGCGTTTTTTTGCTGGACAGGCGATCGAACGTTATACATTCTTTGAACTTTGTACAAGATTAGATTTGGATTGGCGAGAGATTGCCCTTGATCCTCCGCTTGAATACATTGCTCTCAATATTGATGGAACTACTGATTTCACCGAACTTGGAATAGATGCTCTTGTTCAAATAGTGCGATCGCAACGACGTGAGAAAATCAATCACCAATGTGGCATCTTGCAATTATTGGATGTTAATCGCCCTATTAAAATTGAGCAGATTTACATTGATGTCAACATCCTAGAACAGATTGCTAGTCAGCAATGGCTAGAAATCTCCGCAATCAATAGTCTCGCCCCCGAAGATATTGATCGCTATGGCTTGGGCAAAATCGTCGAAAGTCAAATCCCAGGGATGCAGGCCGTCGCCAAGTATAACAAGCTCAGAGTATTGGGAAAACCGGGTTCTGGCAAATCAACTTTTCTCAAACATCTCGCCATTGAATGTAACCGTGAGCAATTTGTTGAGAGTCAAATTCCTATCTTTATTAAACTTCGAGACTTTGCGGAAAGTCGTAAAGAGCAAAATCAAATTGATTTCTTAGGATTCATCCATCAGGAGTTTCTCACTTCAGATGTTTCCCAACTGTCAGTGATTAAGAAATTGCTACAAGCAGGGAGAATTTTGCTTTTAATTGATGGAATGGATGAAGTTTCCCATGAAGAAGAGAGTGCGATCCTCAATGAAATTCGGCGATTCTCTGATAAATACCACAAGAATCAATTTGTCGCCACCTGTCGCACAGCATCCCAAAAGCTAGCTCTGCAAGGTTTTACAGATGTGGAAATTGCCCCCTTTACCCAAAAGCAAATTATTGATTTTTCGCAAAAATGGTTTATTGCCTTTAGCCAAGAGCCTAATGATGGAATCGCCAGTTCGCTACAATTTATGGACAAGTTGGAACTGCCTGAAAATTGGCGCTTTCGACGGATGATTACCACACCCTTATTTCTGCATCTCGCCTGTTCCATATTTCATCGTCAAGGTAAATTCCCTATTAAGCAAGCTGAGTTTTATAAACAAGGAATGGACTTACTCCTCGGTAAATGGGATGAAGCAGAGGGCATTGAACGCGATCAAATTTATCGCGGATTTTTGTTACCGCAAAAACTCAAGCTATTGAGCCAAATTGCCTCGGCAACCTTTGAGCAGGGTCAGTACTTCTTTGAACAGGGAGCCGTTGAACAATATATCGGTGACTATCTAGAAAGTCTTCCTGATGCTAGTAATGATCCTGAAGAAATCCAACAGGCAAGTGAAGGCGTATTGAGAGCGATCGAGTCCCAACATGGGCTATTAGCAGAGAGGGCAAGAGGGATCTTCTCCTTCTCCTATCTCGCCTTACAAGAATATTTCACTGCTCGGAAGATCGTCGCTAATCACAATCTCCAATCCTTAGGACAGTCTCTACAGGGATTGGTAGACCATATTACCGATCCCCATTGGCGAGAGATCTTTTTGCTAACGGCGAGTATGCTTCGTAGTGCTGATGGCTTGGTGGAGTTAATGAAACAACAAATTGATGCTCTTGTTTCTGAAGATCCGCATCTACAAGATTTTTTAGCTTGGGCTAGCCAAAAGTCAAAATCTAATCCATTAGAAACCAAATCTGCGACGGGGCGAGCCTTTTATTTAGCTTTAATCCGTGCGCCCAAACTTGCCCCCGACCTAGCGCTAGCCTGCACCTTAGATCAGGGTGAATTTTTAGATGCGGCTCTCGATGACCTATTACGCGAATCTGTCCTCAAAAAGAGCAAAGACTTTGCCTATGTCCATGCCTGTGGTGACGCGCTGAGCAATATTTTAGGAATTGTCGTTGATATTGGATTTCATAAATCACTACAGCAACTCAGTGATCAACTACCTAATGACAATCATACGAAGGCAAGTTTTGAAGACTGGTGTAAGAACAATTATGCAACTTGGGTAAAAAAGCTACAGGAGGCGATCGCTACCCATCGCAATATCGGCAATAAGTGGGAATTTAGCGTTCCTCAAGAACAAGCTTTGCAATACTATTACGACGCTAATCAACTACTACTTGATTGTCTCAATAGCAATTGTGAAGTTACCACCAGTATTCGCGAAGAAATAGAAGCAACTTTATTGTTGCCCCAACAAGAACTTGAAAAGCGCGAATGGGAATAA
- a CDS encoding cytochrome b/b6 domain-containing protein, whose product MSRTVPYQPVLLRLLHSAIALLVFGSLITGFMVYDRYDKRFGTLNLPIIRDTQGIHGTIALAFLCLLPLFAIYCFHIGDRRLIQKESFKQLQEVGKPIWWISLQRFANSLLLVSATFAVITGRMMQEEWLPTGEFNHVWYIGHLIGWLLMFVSVAIHLLMSAKVGGLPLLLSIYNWKIRPEDMPKFWLRGFKLKPSTTFLFFFEAVVIGGIAIAFILPLIFTSPQ is encoded by the coding sequence ATGTCGCGTACTGTCCCGTACCAGCCTGTCCTTTTACGATTGCTACATAGTGCGATCGCTCTATTAGTATTTGGCTCATTGATTACAGGCTTTATGGTTTATGACCGATATGACAAAAGATTTGGGACGCTTAATTTACCAATTATCCGTGATACTCAAGGCATTCATGGCACGATCGCCTTAGCATTTTTATGTCTTTTACCACTCTTTGCCATTTACTGCTTTCATATAGGCGATCGTCGTCTGATTCAAAAGGAATCATTCAAACAACTGCAAGAAGTGGGAAAACCGATTTGGTGGATCTCATTACAGCGATTTGCCAATAGTCTGCTCCTAGTGTCTGCAACCTTTGCCGTTATTACAGGAAGGATGATGCAGGAGGAGTGGCTACCCACTGGAGAATTTAATCACGTTTGGTATATCGGGCATCTAATAGGATGGCTATTGATGTTTGTTAGTGTCGCGATCCATCTATTAATGAGTGCCAAGGTTGGAGGCTTGCCCCTATTGCTCTCAATTTATAACTGGAAGATTCGTCCTGAGGATATGCCCAAATTTTGGCTACGCGGCTTTAAGCTCAAGCCTTCCACCACATTTCTATTCTTTTTTGAAGCCGTAGTAATTGGTGGCATCGCGATCGCTTTTATCTTGCCGTTAATATTTACATCACCTCAATAG
- a CDS encoding J domain-containing protein, whose product MARKSKIATDTNNELGLSDLRVRLNFLEKENSKLIKQIESNRTKLNNLNDSIKEVGIQIAQRVAPFRQKILELDTQIHAVFQEIFSGRKLGKKSRRDIETVYYNLQIDGIISPKHLPTVSDMFEEIFEHDDDSEDEPNWDGYRERAHQQFVEDIPKPDRDDLKKIRQLFLRLADSFHPDKVTDAAEKEYRTEIMKEINLAYQNGDLARLLAIEKQQELGAIIDRDSSDDLTRHCAKVEAENTYLKEQLETLKRQLKLTKKTQQGEMTAVFKKISKRGGDPIGEALLEVESQIEIIEQMHQFVVDFRDRRITIKEFLRGPEFLRQQQMSEEELMLEFLSQFQ is encoded by the coding sequence ATGGCTCGAAAATCTAAAATTGCTACAGATACTAACAACGAGCTTGGGCTTTCAGATCTGCGTGTTCGCCTCAACTTTTTGGAGAAGGAAAATAGTAAGCTCATCAAACAGATTGAGTCTAACCGCACTAAGTTAAATAATCTCAACGATAGTATCAAAGAAGTTGGGATTCAGATTGCTCAGCGTGTGGCTCCTTTTCGACAAAAGATATTGGAACTAGATACACAAATTCATGCTGTTTTTCAAGAAATATTCTCTGGTCGAAAATTAGGCAAGAAGTCCCGTAGGGATATTGAGACGGTCTACTATAATCTCCAAATCGATGGAATCATCAGTCCTAAACATTTGCCGACAGTATCAGATATGTTTGAAGAGATATTTGAACATGATGATGATTCTGAAGATGAGCCTAATTGGGATGGTTATAGGGAACGCGCTCATCAGCAATTTGTAGAAGATATACCTAAGCCAGATCGTGATGATCTTAAAAAAATTCGTCAGCTTTTTTTGCGGCTAGCTGATAGCTTTCATCCTGACAAGGTGACTGATGCAGCAGAAAAGGAATATCGTACAGAGATTATGAAGGAAATTAATCTCGCTTATCAAAATGGTGATTTGGCGAGGCTATTGGCGATTGAAAAGCAGCAAGAGTTAGGGGCAATTATCGATCGCGATAGCTCCGATGATCTAACGCGACACTGTGCCAAGGTGGAGGCGGAAAATACTTATCTCAAGGAGCAACTGGAAACTTTAAAGCGCCAACTTAAACTCACGAAAAAAACGCAGCAAGGTGAGATGACTGCGGTTTTTAAGAAAATTAGCAAGCGTGGTGGCGATCCAATTGGCGAGGCGTTACTGGAAGTTGAGTCTCAGATTGAAATTATCGAGCAAATGCATCAATTTGTTGTCGATTTTCGCGATCGCCGCATCACGATTAAAGAGTTTTTGAGAGGTCCCGAATTTCTGAGACAACAGCAAATGTCGGAGGAAGAGTTAATGTTAGAGTTCCTATCACAATTCCAATAA
- a CDS encoding tyrosine-type recombinase/integrase, with protein sequence MTLPSDLSERLLKACDRDTLAGQRDYAILRLLIENSLKRQQVAAININDVDCEGRSLQVDKCYKRQGQSNQKEIISLSLDTATALQDWLNLTHLPSEDEDIPMPLFISLDRAKYGHRLTGTAIYGIVKRAATNAGITDAIAPEQLRFSQDKYALNHALNQEFETLNKTATGTNETQSRLIAVSKLEPENQNRTYLDTDETQMSAVSSGIPYALTGFNPDILTSLLADKRSLNTRRAYEKDLRYFFLAAYGQKPTETVIAQFLQLNRFEAIAIALRYKSDLITQGLKESTINRRLSALKSLVNFAAKLGKCNWNLDDVQTETVQTYRDTTGIKPDGIRTMLLKIDRTTLKGKRDFAILRLLWDNALRRNEVVSANIGDFDYEVRSLQILGKGRGSQKSLISLNMGTANAIQDWLSQLKTKNSDRPLFHSLDPVNHGHRLTGTAIYQIVDQLARDSGITKKMSPHRIRHSAITAALDATNGNVRKVQKLSRHKKLDTLMLYDDNRTNMQGEVSSLLGDLI encoded by the coding sequence ATGACCTTACCAAGCGACTTATCAGAGCGACTTCTTAAGGCTTGCGATCGCGATACATTGGCAGGTCAGCGTGATTATGCAATTTTGCGATTACTCATCGAGAATTCTCTAAAGCGCCAGCAGGTTGCCGCGATTAATATTAATGATGTCGATTGTGAGGGGCGATCGCTACAGGTTGATAAATGCTATAAGCGGCAAGGGCAATCAAACCAAAAGGAAATTATTAGTCTCAGTTTGGACACAGCCACCGCATTACAGGACTGGCTAAATTTAACGCATCTTCCTAGCGAGGATGAGGATATTCCAATGCCGCTATTTATATCCCTAGATCGGGCGAAATATGGGCATAGGCTGACGGGAACAGCAATCTATGGGATTGTCAAACGGGCGGCGACTAATGCGGGGATTACCGATGCGATCGCTCCTGAACAGTTGCGATTTAGCCAAGATAAATATGCCTTAAATCATGCCTTAAATCAAGAGTTTGAGACACTCAATAAGACTGCAACTGGGACTAATGAGACTCAATCAAGACTAATTGCTGTATCTAAATTAGAACCTGAGAATCAAAATAGGACTTATTTAGATACTGATGAGACTCAAATGAGCGCTGTTTCTAGTGGAATTCCCTATGCTTTGACGGGATTTAATCCAGACATTCTCACTTCTCTCCTCGCAGACAAACGGAGTCTCAATACTAGACGTGCCTATGAGAAGGATTTACGTTACTTTTTTCTGGCTGCCTATGGACAAAAGCCAACGGAGACAGTGATTGCCCAATTTTTGCAGTTAAATCGTTTTGAGGCGATCGCGATCGCGCTACGTTACAAGTCAGATCTGATTACTCAAGGCTTAAAAGAATCGACAATTAACCGTCGTCTATCGGCTCTTAAATCGCTGGTAAATTTCGCCGCCAAACTAGGCAAATGCAATTGGAATCTCGATGATGTCCAAACTGAGACAGTCCAAACCTATCGCGATACGACTGGGATTAAGCCCGATGGTATTCGCACGATGCTTTTAAAAATAGATCGAACTACCCTCAAGGGAAAACGTGATTTCGCAATTTTGAGACTACTGTGGGATAATGCCCTGCGTCGTAATGAAGTGGTTAGCGCGAATATCGGTGATTTTGACTATGAGGTGCGATCGCTGCAAATTTTAGGCAAGGGACGTGGCTCTCAAAAGAGTCTCATTAGTCTTAATATGGGAACTGCTAATGCAATTCAAGACTGGTTATCTCAACTTAAGACAAAAAATAGCGATCGCCCATTATTTCACTCGCTCGATCCTGTTAATCATGGACATAGACTGACTGGCACAGCAATTTACCAAATTGTCGATCAATTGGCGCGAGACTCAGGCATTACCAAAAAAATGTCTCCCCACCGTATTCGTCACTCTGCGATCACGGCTGCCCTTGATGCCACTAATGGCAATGTCCGCAAAGTTCAAAAACTCTCGCGTCATAAAAAGCTAGATACCCTCATGCTCTACGACGATAACCGTACTAATATGCAAGGAGAAGTATCGAGTTTATTAGGTGATCTGATTTAG